CTTTGGGGTCAAGGATCTGTTTCTCTTCCCTCATCCTCCGGATTGGGCTGTTACTGTCTCCcagtccttcctcttctcttttgtttgttctgtCTATCAAACAGGCCCAGCATAGTAGCCTGCAACTTCATGTTAATGTGTAGGATTTCTGcaattattgcattattatttttattatttatgtaattaataTTGTAATTCTTGCTGTTCCACTGATGCTATCCATGTGGGAGGACCGGCGGACATCCTGTAGTGTCAAGACAGTGGAAGGGGCCAGATGCCTCTAGAAACTTCCCTGATCGTGGTGGGGCCTGTACATGTCATGAGAGCCCAAGAACatgcacaaagaagaaaagaccGGAGAAGAGGTCTTTAAGTATAAATTACTGAACTGGGGGCAAACATCATATTTTCAGTCTGGAGGCTGCCAAATATCCTGATAATGCCTCTAACCATTATCATGGCTTGTGAGTTGTTACAGTGATAAGGAGGCAAGGACTGGGAAAGGATATAAAAGTCTGTGATGGGAGAAGGGGTTTTAATTTAGGGAAACTTTTGTCATAATGTGTTGACCTAGGATATTGTACCCTCTGCTGTTGAGATGGGGGCTCATCAGGAAACAAGGTGACCAACCATTCTGGTTTTCCCAGTTCCGCACAGGTTCTTAGGTTCTAATAAGAGCTCACATGGGACTTGGTATTTTAAAACTAGGACAGCTTTGGGCAAATCAGGACAAGTTGGTGACCCTCTCAGGAGACCTATAAAATCTTCTAAGATAGGAAGAGACACTTTTGTGCAGATCCCTCTCTCCATGATACTGGGACACCCCAGAAGACCATGGTTACTGAGAGGGAGCGTCCTGGTCCTGGTGACAAGGAGCGTCACCTTCCCAGGGAGCCAGGTCGAAACTTCGGTCTTTTTGCAATCTCGTGCCTGGTGGCTGATTTCTCTTTAAAGGGAGGTTGGAGGGGTGAggtggagaggaaagaagagactCTGTGGGGAACCTTATTGGAGTGTGGACGCCATACCTCTCCATCTCTGGCCTCATCACAGCCAAATCAGGAGAACTGGAGGGGGATCAGGTGGGAGCCGATGTTGGCTCTGGCCATGCTCCATCTCTCCTCAGCTCCTGATCTAACTCTCAGGGTCCATTCCTGTCCTGCTCCTCTGCATGGAGGGGCTTTCCAGGCAGAATGCCATGCCTTGGCCTTGCCCACGTGGAACTGAATCAGGGAGGCAAAATCTGTCAACACTGTGAACTCTGGGTAGATGAAAATCCCAAGAGCACTGGGTCAGAAGGGTGCAGAGTGACCGCAGGCTGAGAGCACTGTGGTTAGCCAAGAGGTTTGGGCTATGGCATTCCTTCTCCTAACACTAATTCTCCCTCTGGATGTTGTATTCTAAACACAAAGCAGTCTATTGTACTGGGCCATGTGCTAATCTGAGTATGTTCACAATTCTTAATGAAATGTAAATGCACCAGTAACATCTTGTACCCCTAAGCTTTAGGACATGTGAATCATTATCTATAAccccaaataaatcttaaatgaaGACCCAAGACACGTcaatttaatacttaaaaaaatactcttcttATGTTTAACTCTTATCTAGTTCTGAACCTAGATTAACTCTATAATAACTTTAGACCGTGACCTAAACTTATCACAAATTTTATCCACACATAAATATAACTTACCTAACAGATCTCTGATATGGACTACACTCTAAACCAAATGTACTCTAGCAATAAAAGTGAAACCCGAACGCCAGCCTTAATCAGCCCTATACTCTAAAACTAACCCTCAATTATTTCTAATAAGAGCTCAAGTTTATCCAAACTCTGACTGCTAAATTTATTCCAAACCTACTACTAATTAAAATCAACCCAAATCctataatatatgtaatttcaATTCAATCCTAAACTTATCTGATTGCTTTTAAATTCCAAACCCAGCCCTGGCTCTATCCTTACCCTAACCGTTGTCTTAGGCATAACCAGAATCCTAATCGTAACCCTATTCTAACCCTTTCCTAACCTCCTCATATACCTGACCTAATGTAGCAGGGGCCAGATTCTAACCTAACTATTGTAATTTTAGGAATGAGCCTGTGTATCTTCCTGTGCTGTTTAGCCATTTCCCGGAGAGATGGAATGTATAGGCTAATAGGTAGGGGTATTTGTTTTATCAGATTCAGTCCCATTCTTTGGTGTGAGCGGGTTCTGAAGATGCGTTCTGGGGGtcaaagagagcaggagcagccTTACTGGTCATGAAGAACCTTAAAAGGGCAAGAATCTAGGAACACTTGGGGCCAACACAGTTTTAACCCGGTGTTTCTGGGAATCAGCCTTCTAGAAGCTCAAGTGGCAAATACATCCAGTAAGTTCACCTGGTAATATCTAGGGACTCGAGTTTTGAACACCGAGGAACCTAAGGCAGCTCAACAGCCACATTAGCCTGATCTTGGTTCTGGCTCTAGATGTTGGTCCTAGATTAACCTCCTTGGGAGATTCTTGCCTCCCTTCTATCAGCTTCTCCCCCTTTCCCGTCCCTTCAACAACTGCAAGAGTCAGCCAAGCCAGAGGCTCAGGGACAGGGGTCAGAAAGGGACCTCTTGTCTTGTCATAGTTCTAATCAGGCTCATTGGACCTCTTATTAGTGCTCTGGACCAGGGCAGCAGAATCGGGTCCAAGTCCTTCTGACGGCCTCCTTGACCTCCTTGTTGCGGAGGCTGTAGATGAGCGGGTTGAGAGCTGGGATGACAAGAGTGTAGAACACAGATGCCATCTTGTCAGCGTCCAGAGCATAGCTGGAGCTGGGACGCAAGTACATGAAAATGAGTGTCCCGTACAGCATGGCTACAGCCGTGAGGTGAGAGCCACAGGTGGAGGCTGCTCGGCGGCGACCCTCCGCCGAGCGCATGCGAATCACAGCCCCAACAATGAAGCCATATGACACGACAATGACCAACACAGTGGCTGTCTGGATGAAACCACAGACAGCAAAGAGGAGGAGCTCATTGAGACTGGTGTCATTGCAGGAGATGGCCAGCAGTGGAGGGATGTCACAGAAGAAGCTGTTGATCTCCCGGGAGCGGCAGAAATCCAGGTGGAAGGTGAAGGTCGTGTGGACAAAGGCACTGACTGCTCCGCCCAGTCCTGATGCTCCCAGCAAGGCCAGGCATACATGCCGGGACATGGCTGTTGTGTAGAGAAGAGGGTTTCTGATGGCCAtgtagcggtcataggccatggctGCCAACAGGCAACACTCAGCATCAGCCAGTCCTGCAAACACAAACATCTGGAGGGCACAGGCCATGTAAGGGATGGTGGTATGGGGCAGCAGCAAGTCCACTAGCATCTTGGGGCCAATGGCTGAGGAATAACAGGCGTCCAGCAGGGAGAGGTTGGCCAGGAAGAAGTACATAGGCGTTTGAAGTCGGGCATCCAGGCGGATCAGCAGCACCATGCCCATATTTCCCAAGAGGCTCACTAGGTAGACAGGCAGGAAAATCAGGAACAGGCTTATGCGTAGGTCCCAGCGATCCGTGATGCCCAGGAGGATGAATTCAGTAGGGGTAACCCTGGTCCAGGTGAGGTTCTCTGTAGTCATCCTGCTGGAAAGAGACTAACGAGAGGCAAAGCAAGAGGTATATAAGAGATAGGATATGCTCACCacggaggagggaggagaaagcacTGGGAGGCAGGCAGACTTGGACTTCCATCCTACCCATGTAACAAGATTGCTATGTGTCCTTGGACAGGCCACATAACCTCTCCAAACCTTCTTTTCTAATTCTGATGAGTCACTGCAACTTAACCCTCCTGAGAGCAGAAATCTTGTCTGTCTTACTCAGTTTTGTATCTACGGTACTAAGAACATTGCCTGGCACATAttaggtgctcaacaaatgtttgtgaaatgaatgaatgacggATGGGGCAATAGTTAACGTCTGGTCAAGGTTGGAACACTCCATGACTCCAGATGCATTCTGCTCTCCAGTTTCCcaaggaggaaaagagacaatgaaatgaacagaaaaatcTCCTGACCCAAAGGGTAATTAGCGATGGATCTTGAGGTTCTGGGAGGACATACTCCCATTGGGGTACGACCTGAGTAGAGAGAGTTCAGATGTGGTCTAGTATCTTGGGGAGGCAATGAGGAATGGACAGAAAGAGTTTGAGTGTATTCCAGGGCCGGACCctccacctctctgagccccaattttctcatctgtgtaatGAGAGACAAGGgtgcaaggattaaatgagatgatacatgtAAAATATCTCTCTCACACAGGGCCTGGTACACAACAGGCATTTTCATGAAGAATCAATGAACTGAATTGAGCTAACACCTTGCCTCATTACTGGAAGGGAGCAACTTTCAGGCAATTAAAAGTAGTGTAATTTCCAGAAAGTGTAACATCGCTTCACACTCCTGTGACTTTGCACTTGCTCCTTCTGCCTAgaatccattttctctttttgtgtttgGCAAAACCAATCTTTGATGTAAAGGCTTACCTAATGcactcaaaggaaacaaaaccactcCCTTGTTTGTGCCCTGCTGCACTGAAGCTTCCATCTGTTGTGGCCCGTCAGCCCTCTAGTCCCGTATTTATGCCTGTATCTCCTGTGGTCTTGGTTGATCCAAAATTCATTcaagcaacatttattgaatactacTTCACACTAAGAATGGTCCTGCAATTCATTTGTGTATCTCCAGGGTCTGGTGTATGATCTGTTCTCAATACGTGTTAGtttcatgcagaagaatgaagagtATGAACACAAGCCGCGTGCAGACTTGGTTTTGAGTCCAGGTTCCAGTGCTTTCTGGTGTGTAAAtttaggcaagttacttcactTTTCTCAGCCCGTTCTCTCCTTGTATATTAGGAAGTAGACTACTTCCATTGGGGGGTTCTAAGGGGTGTTAGCTGTGCAGCATAGGGCCCAGAGCCAAGTAATTGCTCTTTTTGCTTCCTTTGAGAGAAGTTGAGATGTTTGGCACCTACGTGTGCCTGGTGAGGATGACAAAGATCTTCCTACAAAGGACAACTTGGCCGGAAAAATTTCGCGATGTGACATGTTGGTGAGGTtgtgctggtggaaatgtaagctGGGACATTTGAAAGAGACTCTGGCAGTTAAAGACCCCCACTGTGCATAACCTAGTGTCTTAGTCTGCTGGGGCTGCAATAACAAAGTACTATAGACTGGATGACTGAAACAGTGGACATTTatgtctcatggttctggaggctgggaagtctggGATGGGATGCCGGCATGGTTGGCTTCTGGTGAGGGCTATCTTTTTGACTTGGTGATCGTTGCTTTCTTGCTGTATCCTCAGATGGCAGACAGAGCTAGAGAGCAAGCTGTCCGATCCTATTAGGGCATGAATGCCATTGTGAGGACCTCACACTCATGACC
Above is a window of Meles meles chromosome 11, mMelMel3.1 paternal haplotype, whole genome shotgun sequence DNA encoding:
- the LOC123952524 gene encoding olfactory receptor 5C1 — its product is MTTENLTWTRVTPTEFILLGITDRWDLRISLFLIFLPVYLVSLLGNMGMVLLIRLDARLQTPMYFFLANLSLLDACYSSAIGPKMLVDLLLPHTTIPYMACALQMFVFAGLADAECCLLAAMAYDRYMAIRNPLLYTTAMSRHVCLALLGASGLGGAVSAFVHTTFTFHLDFCRSREINSFFCDIPPLLAISCNDTSLNELLLFAVCGFIQTATVLVIVVSYGFIVGAVIRMRSAEGRRRAASTCGSHLTAVAMLYGTLIFMYLRPSSSYALDADKMASVFYTLVIPALNPLIYSLRNKEVKEAVRRTWTRFCCPGPEH